AGATCTGTCTGGCCCAGGAGTATATAACCCAGGGTGGTATTAATTACGCGAAAGAAATATTGGAGAAAGCCCTAGGCCAGCAAAAGGCTATGGAGGTTATTAACCGATTGACGGCTACCCTGCAAGTACGGCCGTTCGATTTTGCGAGGAAGGCGGATCCAAGCCAGATATTAAACTTTATCCAAAATGAAAATGCTCAAACGATTGCGCTTGTGCTTTCTTACCTGCAATTCGAGCAAGCGGCAGCCATTCTCTCTTCGCTTCCACAAGAAAAGCAGGCTGAAGTTGCACGCCGTGTGGCTGTGATGGATAGTACCTCGCCTGAGGTCATCTCACAGGTGGAAAGAGTGCTGGAGCAGAAACTTTCAGCCACGGTTACACAAGATTACACCAGCGCCGGAGGCATCGAATCCATCGTTCAAATCCTTAACGGGGTTGACCGCGGTACGGAACGTACGATCTTGGATGCCCTGGAAATCCAGGATCCGGAGCTTGCTGAAGAAATTAAGAAACGGATGTTTGTCTTTGAAGACATCGTTAACGTGGACAACCGCTCCATTCAGCGGATTATCCGTGATATTGATAACGCAGATTTGCAGCT
Above is a window of Paenibacillus uliginis N3/975 DNA encoding:
- the fliG gene encoding flagellar motor switch protein FliG, whose translation is MARGNNQMLSGRQKAAILLITLGPEVSAQIFKHLREEEIEQLTLEIANVRKVDSGEKELIMSEFHQICLAQEYITQGGINYAKEILEKALGQQKAMEVINRLTATLQVRPFDFARKADPSQILNFIQNENAQTIALVLSYLQFEQAAAILSSLPQEKQAEVARRVAVMDSTSPEVISQVERVLEQKLSATVTQDYTSAGGIESIVQILNGVDRGTERTILDALEIQDPELAEEIKKRMFVFEDIVNVDNRSIQRIIRDIDNADLQLALKVASEEVRDVIFRNMSKRMAETFREEMEYMGPVRLRDVEEAQTRIVSTIRRLEEAGEVIIARGGGDDIIV